TATCTTCAAGGCGATGGGGAAAAATTTGGATATTTTTAAGCTCTAGTTCAAAAGCAAGCATTTGCAAGAAGCTAGCCCTCTTTTTTCGCGGTTCTGTGAGGTAAAAAATGCTTTTAGGACAAGCAATTGCTAACGGAATGGCGGGGAAACCACATCCTGACCCAATATCAATGACACTTTCAAAAGGAGTGACAAAATCAAGGGGATAGAGACAATCTTGAATATTGTCTTGGATCTCTTGAAGTGTTTTTGCTCCACTGAGATTATGGGTTTGATTCCACTTAAGAAGTAATGTTGCGTAGTGTTGAAGTTGAATGTGCATACTCATAAGATAAGCATCCCATCCCCATAGGAATAAAAGCGGTATTTGTGCTTGATTGCTTCAGCATAGAGATCTAGGCATTTTTTTCTCCCTACAAGCGAGCTAACAAGCATAATGAGTGTTGATTTGGGGAGATGAAAGTTTGTAAGAAGCGCATTGAGTTTTTGTGGGGGATTGAGCGGGTGTAAAAAGATATTGCATTCTCCTTGAAGTGAAGGGCTTGAAAAATGTGGGGGATTGGCATAGAGATATTCTACAACCCTTGCACTTGTTGTGCCAACGCAAAGTATGTTGTTTGAATTTGAGATCTTTTCCCAACTTGCTTGAGTGATGCTAAATGATTCTGTGTGGATTGTATGGTTTCTAATATCTTGTGTTTCGACGCTAAGGAATGTTCCAGCACCCACATGAAGAGTGACAAAGCAATGGTCATAATGAGATTGAAGATAAGAGATATCGCTAAAATGAAGAGAGGCCGTGGGCGCAGCAACAGCACCACTTTCTTGAGCAAAAACGCTCTGATATTCACTTTCATCAAGCTTTTGATCTTGGCGTTTGATATAGGGAGGAAGAGGGACATGCCCTAAAAGATCAATTTGCGTAAGTACTTCTTGGATAGAGGCCTTTGTGTTGTGAAATAAGAATTCCACTTCCCTAAACCCAGAATCTAATAGCTTGCATACTTTGAGAGAAAAAGAATCTGTAAAAACAATCCGTGTTTCTTCTTGAACCTTTCCTCGTATTTGAACCAAAAAGCGATTGTGTTGAAGTGGGCGATGATAGAAGACTTCTACCCTTCCCCCCAAGATTCCTTTGTTGAGTTTTTTCCCAAACAGGCGCGCTTTGATCACTTTAGTGTTATTAAGAACAAAAAGCGTATCAGGAGCGATAAAGTCAAAGAAGTGCCAAAAATCAGTATGGATAATCGTGTCATTTTTTCGATTATATACAAGGAGTTTTGCACTTTCTCTTGGTGAGGCAGGGTGTGTGGCGATGAGTTCTTGAGGTAGAGAGTAGTCGTAGTTTTGAAGAAGATGATCTTGCATTAATCTTCTTCTTTTTCTGCAGGAGGGGCAGGGTTGATGATCTTTGCAATTAAAATAGATATTCCATAAAGTCCAATAAGGGGAATAGCCATAAAAAATTGAGAGAGCACATCAGGGGGTGTAATAATGGCTGCGATGATGAAAATAATCACAATAGCATATTTAAAAAATCCCTTAAGGGTTTCATCTGTGATTAAGCCAACTTTTGCCAAAAAATAGCTCAAAACAGGTAGTTCAAAAGCGATTCCAAAACCAAGAATTAGCCGTGTGAAGAATGTGACATAGTTTTCAACGCTAATATTGGCGCTAAAAAATTCATTTCCAAACAATAAGACATATTTAATCACATAAGGAAAAACAATAAAGTATGCAAAGCTTGCACCAATGGCAAACATCAAAGTTGCAAAAAACACAAAAGGAATAATGATCATTTTTTCATGTTTATAAAGACCGGGTGCGATAAAGAGCCATATTTGCCAGAAAATTACAGGCATTGAAATAGCAAGAGAGGCAAAAAAGCTAACTTTCATTGCTGTGAAAACACCTTCTGCTGGAGAGAGTTGGACAAGCTCTCCTCTGACATCATTCTGAAAAGCTTGTGTGAGGGGAAGCTTAATCCACTCAAAAATATGATCCCAAAAAGAAAAGCAAACTAAAAATACAACAATCAATGTAAGGCACGAAATAATCAAGCGTTTGCGCAAATCTTGGATGTGAGGCTTTAAATCTTCAAACATTTATGAATCCTTACTTTTGTAGGAAATTTCTTGTATTTGATCAGTGGGCTTGATTTCTAGATTGTTGGAGTGTTGGCTTTGCTCTTGAGCTTTGTTTTCTAAGCTTTGAGCATTAAGTGCATCTTGAAGCTCTTGTGAAGGTTTTGGCTTCTCATCAAGAATTGAATGAAAAGAATCAAATGTATCTTTATTAAGCGTTTCTAAGCCTTGGGTAAGAGAGCTTTTGTATTCAAGTGCTTCTTTTTTGAGTTCTTCAAGATGGAGTTCTTTATCAAGATTGCTTTTTGCATCATCAAGAGTCTTTTTTACAGCTTTGAAAAATTTCGCAAGATCTATCATGGCCTGAGGAAGTTTGTCGGGACCCAAAAAGATGATTGCAATAACAATGATTGCAAAAATCTCAAAAAAACCCATTCCAAACATTGCTTCATCCTTGCTTAAAATATAAAAATGGCGATGATTTATCCCTCTTTTAAATGTGTATTTTACACTTAAAATATAAAAACTTTTATCGTGTTTGTGGAATAAAAATAGCTTGATAAGTTAATATTCTAAGAAGAGTTAAAAATAGAGATTCGGAGGGTTTTGCTATGATTGATACAAGATTGCTTTTGAATAATTTTGATGAAGTTGCCAAAAAGCTTGAAATTAAAAAGATAGATTTATCCACGCTTGATCAATTAAAGCATTGTGCTTTGGAATACAAAAAAAGTAAGCAAGATTTGGAGGAATTGCAAGCTAAGCAAAATGCAGATTCTAAGCGTTTTGGAGAATGGATGAGGGAGGGGAAAGCAATAGATGAGCTCAAAAAGAGCCTTGAAGAAAATAAAAAGAAGATTCAAGAATTGCTTGGCAAGGTGGCGCAATATGAGGAGAATCTAACCAAGCTTTTGCATGCTATTCCCAATATTCCCGATGAAAGGACGCCAAAAGGAGAGGATGAAAAAGATAATGTTGAGCTCAAAAGAATCTTGGAGCCAAAAACATTTGATTTTCCTCCAAAAGAGCACTGGGAGTTGGGACAAAAGAATGGATGGATTGATTTTGAGGGGGGAGTTAGACTGGCAAAAAGTCGCTTTAGTGTTCTAAGGGGTGAGGGGGCAAGACTCAATCGTGCTTTGATTAATTTTATGCTTGATTACAACGAAAAAAGAGGCTTTGAGGTTGTTTCAACTCCTGTGATTGCAAATGCGAAATGCTTGTTTGGAACAGGGCAATTGCCAAAGTTTGAAGAAGATATGTTTAAAATTTCTGGAAAAACAGAAGAAAGTGATGGGAGTGAATGTAGAAGCGAGCTTTATTTGATTTCAACTTCTGAGATTACTTTGACCAATCTTTACAATGACACAATTATTCCCCTAGAGGCCCTTCCAATTAAGATGACTGCACATACGCCTTGTTTTAGAAAAGAAGCTGGAAGTGCAGGAAGAGATACAAGAGGGATGATTCGTCAGCATCAATTTGATAAGGTTGAGCTTGTGGCTATCACCCATCCTAGCCAAAGCGATGCGATGCAGGAATATATGCTTGAAACAGCATCAGGAATCCTCCGTGAGCTTGGGCTTCCTCATCGAATGATTCAGCTTTGTGGCGGGGATCTTGGTTTTAGCGCAAGCAATACGGTTGATCTTGAGGTGTGGCTGCCTGGACAAAATACATATCGTGAAATTAGTTCTGTTTCAAATACACGAGATTTTCAAGCAAGGCGAGCTAAGATTCGTTTCAAAGAGGGGGGAAAGAATTCTCTTGTGCATACTCTGAATGGCTCATCTTTGGCAGTTGGTCGCACTCTTGTGGCGATTATAGAAAACTATCAAAATCAAGATGGAAGCATTGATATTCCTAGTGCTTTAAGAAGGTATTTATAGAATGCAAGATAAAAAGCCCCTGCATTCTAAAATACAGACGCGATTGAGGCTGATACTTACATCGTTAAAAAAAATGGTTTTCATTCGTGAAAATAAAACATTTGTTTATTCTGTTCTTGTTTTGATTGGGGCTTTGCTGATTGCGTTAGTGGTATTTTTTATCTTTAAAGTATTTAATCAAAAGGAGGTGGAAAATCTAGATTCGCAAAAAGAGGTTTTTGCTCCACAAACCCAAATATCTACAAACCAATCATCTTTGCAAGAAGGGCCCATTACTTCTGCAAAAGATTTTTATACAAAGCCCAAGGGGGAGCTTTCGGAATTGATTCAAAAGGCCAATATTTTATATGATAATGGACGCGTGGATGAAGCACTTGAGATTTTTAAAAATATCTCACTTTACTCTCAATCTTTGGCAAATTACAATTTGGGTGTTATCTATACAGGAGAAAAGGATTTTGCTCTTGCAAAGAAAAAATTTGAAGATGCGATTGAGGGAGGAGATGATGTTGCGCTAAGCTCAATAAATGCTGCTTATAGTGCTCTAAGAATGAAAGATGAAAAATCATTTGCGCATTTTCTTAAGCTAGCAGAGCAAACTTTATCTGATTCGGCAAGAGCTCCTTTTTATTCGTATTTATACGGCCTTGTTTCTTTTTATAAAAACCAATATTTCGAATCTCTTTCCCCTTTGCTTAATCCCAATTCTTCCAACTATCAAATTCAAAATAATGCTTTGGCTTCAGAGATGTTTTTGGTTTTGGGAGATGATTATAATGCATTGCAATATCTCAAAAAAGATCACTCAAATCAAAATATGTTGGCCTTGGGAATGTTGTATGCGCGCAATGGAGATTATAAGAGCGCTAGAGATAAAATCCAAGAATATCTTTTGCATTATCCTGACAACCAAGAAGCAATCAGTGCTTTAGAGCTTGTTGAGCTTAAGTTGGGAAATTTTTCAGAGAGTGCAAATCTTTTGATGAGTCTAAAAAATCAAAAGCCTTTTTTTAAGATTCGGGTTGAACTTGATCCTTATTTGTTTGATATCCAAGAAGCGCAAAAGCGTTTTTGGGATACAAAATTTGAATCACGCCAATCATTACAATACAAAATTTTGTTTTATTATGCGCCCTATAGGGTATTTGATGCACAACAGGTTTTTCAATTTTTGTCTGAGGGTGGATTTGAGTGGAGTGTAGGGAATATTGATGAGGCAAGTGATTCTTATACAAGGGGAGAGGTTTTTTCGCGTATCAATCGTGATATTGCCCAAGGGCTTAAGGAAGTGTATTCTGGGGATTTGAGAAAGGCATTGCAGATTTTCTTAAAAAAAGTCAAAACCCATGCTCAGCATCCTGTGCTTTATTACAATATCGGTCTTGTTTATGCGCAATTGGGGGATTTTGAAAATGCTCATTTGTATTTTTCTAAGGCATATTATTTGGACAATGCAGACTTGATGGCAGGAATTTTTGCCATTATGACGGGGAAAATAACATATCAAAATGTCTCAAAAATGACTGAAATGCTAGGGGGAGATTTTTTGAGGGTTGATTTTAAGGATGAAGATCAAAGAATGTTCTTGCATGAACTTTTTTCTTATGCAAAAGGCAAGATGAGTGAAGCTTTTGATTTTGTCAATCAGTTTAAAAACCCCAAACCTATTCATTTTGCACTCCAAGCAATCTATGCTATGGGGCAAGGTGATCAAGAAAAGATAAGCCAATACTTCACACTTCTTAAGCAAAAACTTCCCAAAGATTTGACGACAGATATGATGTATCAAGTTGCTCGAAATTACAAGGGAAATCTCAAAGATATTTCTCTTGAATTTTCTGGTTTTTTTAGAAAAGGAAGTTTTGCAGATATGCATTCCCTCTATTATGGAGGAAGTTTGACGCGTGAGCTTTATATTTATCTAGCTTTTGTGACAGGGAATCTTTCTTTTGTGATTACGCATTTGCAAGACAAACTTACAACACAAGAGGAATCTCCTGTGGGGATTATGCAAGCATTAGGGTTGGCTTATATTTATAACCAAGAGTTTGAAAAAGCGTTTGTGCTTTATAATGATTTGATTGATGGATTAAAGCAAACAGACCCAGCAACAAAGTTTATGGGGGCGGTTGCAGCGATTGGTTCTGGGCATCACAATAATGCTGTTGCACTTTTGCAGATTTCAAAGATTGATTCAAGTGCGACTTTGGAGAGTCGTTATGCATTGGCCCTTCTCTATCAGCAAGAAGGGAATATCAAAAGTGCTATTTCTTTGTTTCAGGGCATTGCAAAAAAGGGATTTGTCTCAGAATTTTTTGATTTTAAGATTGATACAAGTGAGATTTTAGAAAAGGCACAGCAGTGAGATTGGAAGATCTAAATCCTGAGCAAAGACAGGCTGTTGAGCATATTGATGGCCCACTCTTACTTTTAGCGGGTGCTGGGAGTGGAAAAACCAAGACTTTAACGACGCGTCTTGCTTATTTGATCAAAGAAATTGGAATCCCTGCAAGCTCTATTTTGTGTTTGACTTTTACAAACAAGGCCAGTCAAGAGATGCGCGAAAGGGCGTTGAGGCTGATAGGAGGTGATCAAATATCCTATCCGCTTTTATGCACTTTTCATAAATTTGGCTTAATGTTTTTGAAAAAATTTATTTCTCTTCTTGATCGTCCTTCTTCGTTTGTTTTGCTTGATAGAGATGATGTCAAAAAGATTATCCAATCCTTTAAATCCCCTTTTTCTCCCTCTGTGGTGATCAGCTATATTTCTTATTATAAAAATCAGATTCTCTCCCCACAAGAAGTTTTCAAACAAGCAAAATCTGAAGAAAGTAAGCTTATGGCTGAGCTTTATGATCAATATCAGACTTATTTAAATGAATATCATTTGCTGGATTTTGATGATTTGCTCTATTTGTCTTATTTGATATTGGAGAAAAATCCCTCTTTGGCTCAAGAGATGAGTAAGCAGTATCAATACATTATGGTAGATGAGTATCAGGATACAAATTTTTTGCAATATAAACTTCTAAGACTTTTAACTTGTGCACATCAGAATCTTTGTGTTGTGGGAGATGAGGATCAGAGCATTTATGGATGGAGGGGGGCAGATATTCGCAATATTTTGGAATTTGAGAAAGATTTCAAAGAGGCAACTGTGATTAAGCTTGAAAAAAATTATCGCTCTACTCCACAGATCTTGCAATTTGCCAATCAGCTCATCTCTTGCAATACTCAGCGTCTTGGAAAAACATTGTTTGCAACAAAAGAAGATGGGGAGGAAGTGCAGATTTTTTCTTTTTTGAGTGAAAGAGAAGAAATGTCCTTTGTTGCTTGCGAGATAGAAAGTCTTTTACAAAGTGGAATTAGGCCTGAAGAAATTGCGATTTTGTATCGAGTCAATGCGCTAAGTCGTAATGTTGAAGAGGGGCTAAATCGAGCCAAGATTCCTTACAAGCTTATTGGTTCTGTGCATTTTTATGAGAGGGCAGAGGTTAAGGATGCATTAAGTTATTTGCGTTTGATGGTCAATATTTGTGATGATTTTTCGCTTTTGAGAGTGATTAATAAACCCAAAAGAGGACTTGGAAAGGTCTCACAAGACAAGCTTCAAGAAGGTGCAAAGGGCACAAGCATTTATCAATATTTTCAAACCCATCCTCATCAGCTTGCACCAAAGACTTATGAGGTTTTAAAAGATTTTTTTGCTTTGATTGCGGAGATGAAGCAAGCCTTGCGTGTTTCAATGGATGCATTTAAGCATTTGTTTGAGAAAAAAATCCCCTTGCTTGATGAGTATGCAGAATATGAAAGAGATGATCGTAAAGCAAACCTTGATGAACTTTTTGGATATTTGAGAGAGTTTATGGAAGAAAATCCAAATCAATCCCTAGAAGATTTTCTGAATGATTTGAGCTTATCTTCAGAATCTGATAAAGAAGTGGGAAGTAAGATTTCTTGTATGAGTATGCATTCTAGCAAGGGCTTGGAATTTGATTATGTTTTTGTGATTGGGTGTGAGGATGGAGTTTTCCCACTTATTAAAGATGAAGGGAATCTAGAAGAAGAGAGAAGGCTAGGATATGTGGCTTTTACACGAGCCAAAAAAAGATTGTGTTTGAGCCATGTCTCATCTAGATCTCAAAGGGGCAAACGCACCATGATGACTCCATCAAGATTCTTACATGAGGGACAAAGTGGCATATCAGAGAAGAGGGAAATACAAAAAAACTCTTTAGTTAGGCATAAGGTTTTTGGGATTGGAAGGGTTCAAGAGGTCAATGGAAGGGGGAAGGAAGCAAAAGCTAGAGTCAATTTTGGAGGAAATGAACGTGTGATTTTGTTGAGCTTTTTGGAGTTTGTGCAGTGATAAGAGCTATTGTGCTTGGAATGCTTTGTGTGATGTTGGGGGCCAAGGAATTAAAAGAGCATTATTGGGTGATGGAAGATAAGGTCCTTTCAACGCTTTTATTTCCCCAATCTCCCTCATTTGTGATCGCTTCTTTTGGAGAGCAATTTGAGATAAAGATCCCTGTCTCTGAGCTTTCAAAGCTTTTTGAATCTAGAGGATTTGCTTTGGGTGAGCAAAAACTCAAAGAGGTGAAGTTTTCTTATCGCTTGCCTTGGGATGATTCAAAGATCAAAGATCAAATACGCTCCACTTTTGAAACACTTTATGCTTCTTGCAAGCCTCAAGTCAAAGAGATTTGGCTTAAGCCATTGGGAAATATAAAGGGGAAGAATATTTCTTTGCTTGGTGTGGAGCTAGATGAAAAGGCATTCAAAAAAAATCGTTTTGTTGTAATGGTAGAGGTGCAAGAGGATGGAAAGCGTTCTTTGAAGCCTTTTTATTGTGAGATTGTGGCAAGTTTAGAGGCTTATGTCGCTTTTCAGGATCTAAGAGCTGGAGAGGATTTGAGCTTGGGAAATGTCGCGCTTCAAAGAATCCCATTTTCTTCTTTTGTATCTCGTATTGCTACTAAAGAAGAGATTCTCTCTTCTTCTCTTCGGAGTTTTGTTTCCAAAGATCAAGTGTTGTTGAGCTCAAAGCTTAAGCCTAAAGTTTTGGTTAGGCGTGGAGATTGGATTGATGTGAAATATCAAGAGAAGGGGGTGGTGATTGAGGGTAGGCTAGAGGCAATGCAAAATGGGGCGATGAATGATGAGATCATGGCTAGAAATCCTGAGAGCAAAAAGCAGATTAAAATCAAAATTATTGGAGAGAGAAAGGCGATCATTCGATGAAAAAGGTAGTTGTAGGAATAGGGGGGGCAAGCGGGATAAGACTGGGTTTGCGTTTGATTGAAGAGATGCAAAAAAGCACAAAGTGTCATATTGTCCTTTCAGAATCCGCTCAGCTTGTATGGAAAAAAGAGACTTGCAAGAATCTTTTGGAGGAGATTGAGGCGCGCGGAGGGATTTTGTATGAGGAGAGGGAAATTTGGGCAGATATTGCTTCAGGTAGCTTTGGTGCGGATATGATGGCAATCGTCCCAACAAGTATGAATTTACTTGCAAAGATTGCTTGTGGGATTGGAGATGAGCTTATTTCACGCTGTGCAAGTGTGATGATCAAAGAAAAAAAGACATTGCTTCTAGCCCCAAGAGAAATGCCTTTTTCAAGTATTGCTTTGGAGAATATGCTCAAGCTTTCCAATCTTGGTGTGATTATTGCTCCGCCTATCTTGGCTTATTATGCCAAGATAGAGACCTTGGAGGAGATGGAAAACTTTTTGATAGGGAAATGGCTAGATGTATTGGGGATTCGTAATGAGCTTTATCAAAGATGGGCAGGAGGAAAATGAGAGCGATTTATCCAGGGACATTTGATCCTTGCACAAATGGACATTATGATTTGTTGATTAGGAGTGCTGAGCTTTTTGATGAGGTGGTTGTTGCGATTGCAAAGAATGTTTCTAAGACTCCTTTATTGAGCTTGGAAGATCGATATGAGATTTTGAGACGTTGCACACAAGAACATTCTAAGATTAGGATTGAGACTTTTGATTGTTTGCTAGTAGAGTTTGCACAGAGTTTGGGGGCAAAGGTCGTGATTAGAGGGCTTAGGGCTGTGAGTGATTTTGAATATGAATTGCAAATGGGATATGCCAATCAATCTTTGAATCCTCAAATTGAGATTCTCTATCTTATGCCTTCTCTCCAAAATGCATTTGTTAGCTCATCAATTGTGCGTAGCATCATTGAATATGGTGGGAAGATTTCGCATTTGGTTCCAAAAGAAGCCTGCCAATTTTTGCAAGAAAAGGGTTATAGATGTATCTAGCATTAGAGGGAATTGATACTGCAGGGAAGAGCACACAGATTGCGCTTTTGAGAGAGAAAATGCCTCAAGCAATTTTTACTTGTGAGCCTGGGGGGAGTGAGCTTGGAAAAAAGCTAAGAAAGATTTTGCTTGAAGAAGAAATGGAACTTGGCAAGGAGGCTGAGTGTCTTTTGTTTCTTGCTGATCGTGCTGAGCATATCCATCGTGTTATTTTGCCCAATCAAGATAGGTTGATTATCTCTGATCGCTCATTGATCTCTGGGATTGCATATGCAAAAGATTTGGATTTTCAAAAGCTTATTGAACTGAATTTATTTGCAGTGCAAAATATTTTGCCTAATTGTGTTGTGCTTTTGGAATTGACGCAAGAAGAATTAGAAAAAAGATTGAGCGTCAAACACCAAGATAGGATTGAGCAAAGGGGAGTGGAATTTTTGCTTGAGATTCAGCAAAAGATGGTTGAGGCTTGTCATCAGCTTAAAATCCCACTTCTAAAAATTGATGCCAAAGAAAGCATTGATTCTATTCATCAACACATTCTGAAGCATATCAAAATCTTTTCTTAGGAGCTTATGATGAAGTGCTTAATTTGTGGCACTTGGAATCTAGGCTCTTTAATATGCCAAGCTTGTTTTCCTTCTATTGTGATGGGAACTAGGATTGTTGAGGGGATGAGTGTGTATAGTTTTTATGCTTTTAGCGATGTGGAGCTTTTGATGCATTATAAATATACTTTGATCGGATCTAAAATATTTTCCTTGCTTGCAAGAAAGGCACGAGATCATCTGCCCTCTGAGATTGTGTTTCCAAAAGGTGTTGTAGGTGTGGGAATAGATGATTGTGTGAGCAAGGGTTATTCTCATACGGGTGTGTGTTTGCATGCATTTAGATCATGTGGGATCATTCCTATTTATGGAGAGTTGAGGGCATCTCATCAAGTGAGCTATGCAGGAAAGGATTTGAAATATAGGGAAACACACCCAAAAGGCTTTCAAACTCATCTAAGAGAAAAAGATGTTGTGATTTTTGATGATGTGATTACAACCGGAACAAGCTTAAAAGAAGCAAAGAGAGTTTTGGAAAAAGAGAGGAATCGTGTGCTTTGTGCATTTACACTTTGTGATGCAAAAAGATAAGAATCTGGACTTTCTATCATTGCGCTTCATCTTTAAAATAGAGCGATGTTTTTTGTATGAAGATATTCTATGATTTGGATTGATAGGGGGGGGGGGATTATAGGAGCTTTTGAGATGAGCTTTTGGCCTGTTTGATATATAAGACCAAAAGAGCAAGGAATGTATAAAAGATTCCTAGTCCAATGAGATGTTGAAAGTAGGGATAAACACTATAAAAACTCGCTCCCATTTCATTGAGACGCAAGAGGGCATTGACGCCGTGATAGACGGGGACAAACTGGATGAGTTGCTGAATTGGAGAGGGGATGGCAAAAGAGGGCCAAATAAAACCAAGAAGGAAGACAAGTGGGAGTGAGCAGAGCAAAATAATGATTGTTGCTTGATAGGCTTGTTTGACTAGAGCTCCAAAAAAATTCCCCATTGAAACAAAAGCAAAAATAAAAGCAAGAGACATCAGCCAAAAATCTAGAATCTGAGCGTGTCGTGTAATCCCATAAAAAGAAAATCCAAATCCAAAATAAAACGCAAACAAAGCAATTGAAAGCAATCCAAATAAAATCAGTCTTGAAAAAACAAGAGAGATGGGAGAAATTTTTCCACGATAATGAGAACCAAAAATCCCCATTCCCACTAAAATCATTTGATGCAGGATCACAACAAAAACTGCTGCAAGGGCATAATTAATATATCCCAAAGAGGGATTGAAGAGGGGGGAGGATTTGAGGTTGAGCAGTTCTTTTTGGATTTGATAGTGGGGGGTTTGGATTCCATAAAGAAGGCGTTGTTTTTCTGAGATTGTGGGTTTGAGTGCTTCTGTGGCTTCATGGAGGCTATTGATAATCGCTCCATAGATGAGGAAGTAAGATG
This DNA window, taken from Helicobacter kayseriensis, encodes the following:
- a CDS encoding UbiX family flavin prenyltransferase, with the translated sequence MKKVVVGIGGASGIRLGLRLIEEMQKSTKCHIVLSESAQLVWKKETCKNLLEEIEARGGILYEEREIWADIASGSFGADMMAIVPTSMNLLAKIACGIGDELISRCASVMIKEKKTLLLAPREMPFSSIALENMLKLSNLGVIIAPPILAYYAKIETLEEMENFLIGKWLDVLGIRNELYQRWAGGK
- the coaD gene encoding pantetheine-phosphate adenylyltransferase; this translates as MRAIYPGTFDPCTNGHYDLLIRSAELFDEVVVAIAKNVSKTPLLSLEDRYEILRRCTQEHSKIRIETFDCLLVEFAQSLGAKVVIRGLRAVSDFEYELQMGYANQSLNPQIEILYLMPSLQNAFVSSSIVRSIIEYGGKISHLVPKEACQFLQEKGYRCI
- the tmk gene encoding dTMP kinase, whose protein sequence is MYLALEGIDTAGKSTQIALLREKMPQAIFTCEPGGSELGKKLRKILLEEEMELGKEAECLLFLADRAEHIHRVILPNQDRLIISDRSLISGIAYAKDLDFQKLIELNLFAVQNILPNCVVLLELTQEELEKRLSVKHQDRIEQRGVEFLLEIQQKMVEACHQLKIPLLKIDAKESIDSIHQHILKHIKIFS
- a CDS encoding ComF family protein yields the protein MKCLICGTWNLGSLICQACFPSIVMGTRIVEGMSVYSFYAFSDVELLMHYKYTLIGSKIFSLLARKARDHLPSEIVFPKGVVGVGIDDCVSKGYSHTGVCLHAFRSCGIIPIYGELRASHQVSYAGKDLKYRETHPKGFQTHLREKDVVIFDDVITTGTSLKEAKRVLEKERNRVLCAFTLCDAKR
- a CDS encoding ABC transporter permease, whose product is MIFFEIFLSEAKRLLKDISVLTVCIIGPLVYFLLYPTPYANDVVKTQQIAIIDEDQTHLSRTLAFLADSSPEISIQAYATSLTQAQHLLEEGKIFGILYIPKGFEKDAFLQSSPHLAFLANSSYFLIYGAIINSLHEATEALKPTISEKQRLLYGIQTPHYQIQKELLNLKSSPLFNPSLGYINYALAAVFVVILHQMILVGMGIFGSHYRGKISPISLVFSRLILFGLLSIALFAFYFGFGFSFYGITRHAQILDFWLMSLAFIFAFVSMGNFFGALVKQAYQATIIILLCSLPLVFLLGFIWPSFAIPSPIQQLIQFVPVYHGVNALLRLNEMGASFYSVYPYFQHLIGLGIFYTFLALLVLYIKQAKSSSQKLL